DNA sequence from the Longimicrobiaceae bacterium genome:
GCGCAAGGACCCGGACGACCCCACGTACCGCGTAGAGCGCATCGCCGCGCCGTTCCAGGCGCACCGGGCGGAGCTGCTGAAGCGCGTGCAGCGCAAGGAGATCGACGGCTACGTGTGGCTCCCGGCCGACGTGCTGGACGGCAACCGGGTGGAGTACCGCTCGGCCAACATCAGCAACTTCAACGTGCTGTCCGACATCCGCGGCGCGGTAACCGAGGGCGTGGAGACGGCGCGCCTCAACCGCGCGGGCCTGAACGCGGCCGACATCGCCTCGCTCGTCCGCCCGGTGGACGTGAAGACATCGCGCATCACCGACAAGGGCGAGGAGGGCGGCACGGCGGCGCAGACGTTCTGGCTGGGCTACGTGATCGGGTTCGTCATCTACTACCTGATCATCTTCTACGGCATGAACGTGCTGCGGAGCGTGCTGGAGGAGAAGACGAGCCGCGTGGCCGAGGTGATCGTGAGCAGCATGAAGGCCACGCACCTGATGACGGGCAAGATCCTGGGCGTGGCCGCGGTGGCGCTGCTCCAGGTGGCGATCTGGGTGGCGCTGGTCGCGGTGGGCGTCTCGCAGTCGTCGCTGCTGGCGGAGCGCTACCACGTGTCGCCGCAGACGATGGCCGCAATGCGGGTGGACCCGATGCTCGGGCTGGCGATGGTGCTCTTCCTCCTCCTGGGCTTCCTGCTGTACGCCGGGCTCTTCGCGGCGCTGGGCGCGGCGGTGAACAGCGAGCAGGAGGCGCAGCAGTTCCAGACCGTGGTGCTGCTGCCGCTCTTCGCCACCATCGCCTTCATCTTCAAGGTCGCCACCGACCCGCTGGGCACCATCGCCACGCGGCTGGGGATGATCCCCTTCACCTCGCCCATCACCATGCCCATCCGCATGGCCGGGGCGCAGGTGCCCACGGCGCAGATCGTGGGCTCGCTGGCCCTGCTGGTGGTGGCGAACGTGGTGGTCGCCTGGGCGGCCGGTAAGATCTACCGCGTGGGCATCCTCAGCACGGGCAAGAAGCCCACGCTGGCCGAGCTGGGCCGCTGGCTCCGCGCGGCGTAAACCGAGGCATTACGACGAACGGCGCCGGCTCCGCTACCGCAGCGGGGCCGGCGCCGTTACGTTGGTGCCCCGCGTGCCCGGCCGCGCATCCGCCGCACCGCATCCGTCGATTC
Encoded proteins:
- a CDS encoding ABC transporter permease, giving the protein MSETFIVFRREFVERVRARSFIISTLLVPALMMGIAAATAISARGGGGEKKIVLVDEAPAGVGPRVEAALVRPRKDPDDPTYRVERIAAPFQAHRAELLKRVQRKEIDGYVWLPADVLDGNRVEYRSANISNFNVLSDIRGAVTEGVETARLNRAGLNAADIASLVRPVDVKTSRITDKGEEGGTAAQTFWLGYVIGFVIYYLIIFYGMNVLRSVLEEKTSRVAEVIVSSMKATHLMTGKILGVAAVALLQVAIWVALVAVGVSQSSLLAERYHVSPQTMAAMRVDPMLGLAMVLFLLLGFLLYAGLFAALGAAVNSEQEAQQFQTVVLLPLFATIAFIFKVATDPLGTIATRLGMIPFTSPITMPIRMAGAQVPTAQIVGSLALLVVANVVVAWAAGKIYRVGILSTGKKPTLAELGRWLRAA